The following coding sequences are from one Microbacterium wangchenii window:
- a CDS encoding alpha/beta fold hydrolase: protein MSRPTIVLVHGAFADAASWTPVTRALLDAGHPVIVPPNPLRTLSGDAETVRRVVEAVDGPVLLAGHSYGGAVITVAGAAENVVGLVYVAAYAPDEGESPADMDARYPATDLRDHLVALPNPTPGREDGVDLSVAPNAFLPVFAAGLDPRIAEVLAVSQRSFADAAYTEAASTAAWRVKPSWGMVATADRTVQPDVQRHGYERAGTHIVEIDGPHLAMQTHPRDVVALIETAVSATVAAAA from the coding sequence ATGAGCAGACCCACCATCGTGCTGGTGCACGGAGCGTTCGCCGATGCCGCGAGCTGGACGCCCGTCACCCGGGCGCTTCTGGACGCGGGGCACCCCGTCATCGTCCCCCCGAACCCGCTGCGCACGCTCTCGGGCGATGCCGAAACGGTGCGCCGGGTCGTGGAGGCCGTCGACGGGCCCGTCCTCCTCGCCGGTCATTCCTACGGCGGCGCGGTGATCACGGTGGCGGGGGCCGCTGAGAACGTCGTCGGGCTGGTGTACGTGGCCGCGTACGCGCCGGACGAGGGCGAGAGCCCGGCAGACATGGATGCGCGCTATCCCGCGACGGACCTGCGCGATCACCTCGTCGCGCTGCCGAACCCGACCCCCGGGCGGGAAGACGGCGTCGACCTCTCCGTGGCGCCAAATGCATTCCTTCCCGTCTTCGCGGCCGGCCTCGACCCGCGCATCGCCGAAGTGCTCGCGGTGTCTCAGCGTTCGTTCGCCGATGCGGCCTACACCGAAGCCGCTTCCACCGCCGCATGGAGGGTCAAGCCGAGTTGGGGCATGGTGGCGACGGCGGATCGGACCGTTCAGCCCGACGTCCAGCGACACGGGTACGAGCGCGCCGGCACGCACATCGTCGAGATCGACGGTCCGCATCTGGCCATGCAGACCCATCCGCGCGACGTCGTCGCCCTCATCGAGACGGCGGTGAGCGCCACGGTCGCTGCCGCCGCATGA
- a CDS encoding alpha/beta hydrolase → MDLHRVLPELRQPMKRAQVSAPRWLVRTAVRLMPVPKSDAVRVTKARTGRVRLRVYIPGGERSGVGLLWVHGGGLLFGDAKQDESLCLSTAERLGIVIVSANYRFAPEHPFPAAHEDVLAAWDWFLEHAEELGVDPDRIVVGGESAGAGLAAALAHRIHDDEANREGWAGYLGTAPGEETVPPHAVPARRTDLGGLPPTFITWGDIELFADEDRAYAEALRLAGVPVTTDVVKGAPHGFENWAKDTPTARALLGRAQEWLRSTTRRR, encoded by the coding sequence GTGGACCTGCACCGGGTTCTCCCCGAGCTGCGACAGCCGATGAAGCGCGCGCAGGTCTCAGCGCCGCGCTGGCTGGTGCGGACGGCCGTGAGACTGATGCCGGTGCCGAAGTCGGATGCCGTGCGCGTGACGAAAGCCCGCACCGGACGCGTCCGGCTCCGTGTGTACATTCCTGGGGGCGAGCGGAGCGGCGTGGGGTTGCTATGGGTGCACGGCGGCGGCCTGCTCTTCGGCGACGCGAAGCAGGACGAGTCTCTGTGCCTGTCCACGGCGGAGCGGCTGGGGATCGTGATCGTGTCAGCGAACTACCGGTTCGCTCCCGAGCACCCTTTCCCCGCCGCGCACGAGGACGTCCTGGCGGCATGGGACTGGTTCCTCGAGCACGCGGAAGAGCTCGGCGTCGATCCTGACCGCATCGTCGTCGGGGGCGAGAGCGCCGGGGCAGGGCTCGCGGCGGCCCTGGCGCACCGCATCCACGACGACGAAGCCAACCGCGAGGGCTGGGCGGGGTACCTCGGCACTGCGCCAGGTGAAGAGACGGTGCCACCGCACGCGGTTCCTGCCCGTCGCACCGACCTTGGGGGGCTGCCGCCGACCTTCATCACGTGGGGGGACATCGAGCTGTTCGCCGATGAAGACCGGGCCTACGCCGAGGCCCTCCGCCTGGCAGGCGTGCCGGTGACGACCGACGTCGTCAAGGGTGCACCGCACGGCTTCGAGAACTGGGCGAAGGACACGCCCACAGCCCGCGCCCTTCTCGGCCGCGCGCAGGAGTGGCTGCGGAGTACGACCCGACGACGATAG
- a CDS encoding DUF2255 family protein — MNEWTAEELRRLDRIGEVRVAGRHADGTSRTPVIVWHVVVDGQLYLRSVKGPRGQWFQGATKYFDGFLSWDGHTRPVAFTLDSSHDVAIDAAYAAKYGNGSATRAITTALAKQTTLRVNPR; from the coding sequence ATGAACGAGTGGACCGCCGAGGAGCTTCGCCGGCTCGACAGGATCGGCGAAGTGCGCGTCGCCGGCCGCCACGCCGATGGCACGTCGCGGACTCCCGTGATCGTCTGGCACGTGGTGGTGGACGGCCAGCTGTATCTGCGCTCGGTGAAAGGTCCGCGGGGCCAGTGGTTCCAGGGCGCCACGAAGTACTTCGACGGATTCCTCAGCTGGGATGGTCACACACGGCCGGTGGCCTTCACACTCGACTCCTCGCACGACGTCGCGATCGATGCCGCGTACGCCGCCAAGTACGGCAACGGGTCTGCGACCCGGGCGATCACCACGGCACTTGCGAAGCAGACCACCCTGCGCGTGAACCCCCGTTGA
- a CDS encoding serine hydrolase domain-containing protein, producing MFASEELEQKLAELITKHDVPGAQLAVLDGDSVTEVATGVLSLRTGQATTPDALFLPGSIGKLYTATLVMMLVEEGTLDLDAPIRTYLPDFEVADPRARDTVTARDLLTHTSGFDGDHFTDTGRGDDALAAYVAGCAELPQIAPPGAIWSYSNSGYSILGRIVEVQMGMSFEQALRERIFTPLGLQHTVSFAEDAIVHPAAVGHIPDPEDPATQIVSPTWGLWRAFGPMGSAVVASAGDVLEFVRLHLDGGVAPDGTRLLDAGLAASMLEQQVELVDDSVLGKGWGLGWILDRWGDVPVIGHDGNSIGQNAFMRVAPEQRFGFCLQTNVESALNMYRELADWLFGRRLGVGPRPDPAALEDAGVAEVGRYVGTYEREGLSLQISAGQEGRLLATVTPSHGVAQDQGWPPMVDLPLQPVAREDSFLLDLPISDAALLTVFFNPADADGLPTYLHFGGRAHRRVTADA from the coding sequence ATGTTCGCGTCGGAGGAACTGGAGCAGAAGCTCGCCGAATTGATCACGAAGCACGACGTCCCCGGCGCGCAGCTGGCCGTCCTGGATGGCGATTCGGTCACCGAAGTCGCCACCGGCGTGCTCAGCCTGCGGACGGGGCAGGCGACCACCCCGGATGCGCTCTTCCTCCCCGGCTCCATCGGCAAGCTCTACACCGCGACGCTGGTCATGATGCTGGTGGAGGAGGGGACCCTCGACCTCGACGCCCCCATCCGCACCTACCTGCCCGACTTCGAAGTCGCCGACCCCCGAGCCCGCGACACCGTGACCGCGCGCGACCTGCTGACCCACACGAGTGGTTTCGACGGCGACCACTTCACCGATACCGGACGCGGCGACGACGCGCTCGCCGCGTATGTCGCCGGATGCGCCGAGCTGCCGCAGATCGCGCCGCCCGGGGCGATCTGGAGCTACAGCAACAGCGGGTACTCGATCCTGGGCCGGATCGTCGAGGTCCAGATGGGGATGAGCTTCGAGCAGGCGCTGCGCGAGCGCATCTTCACGCCGCTCGGGCTCCAGCACACCGTGTCGTTCGCCGAGGACGCGATCGTCCATCCCGCCGCCGTGGGCCACATCCCCGACCCCGAGGATCCCGCGACCCAGATCGTGAGCCCGACGTGGGGCCTGTGGCGTGCCTTCGGCCCTATGGGGTCCGCCGTCGTCGCCTCCGCCGGTGACGTCCTCGAGTTCGTGCGACTGCACCTCGACGGCGGGGTGGCGCCGGATGGCACGCGGCTGCTGGACGCCGGGCTTGCCGCGAGCATGCTCGAGCAGCAGGTGGAACTGGTCGACGACTCGGTGCTCGGAAAAGGCTGGGGCCTGGGCTGGATCCTGGACCGGTGGGGCGATGTTCCCGTCATCGGCCACGACGGCAATTCGATCGGGCAGAACGCGTTCATGCGCGTCGCCCCGGAGCAGCGGTTCGGGTTCTGCCTGCAGACCAACGTGGAAAGCGCGCTGAACATGTATCGCGAGCTCGCAGACTGGCTGTTCGGGCGACGGCTCGGGGTCGGCCCGCGCCCCGACCCCGCGGCGCTGGAGGATGCGGGAGTGGCGGAGGTCGGCCGCTACGTCGGCACGTACGAGCGCGAAGGGCTGAGCCTGCAGATCTCCGCGGGTCAGGAGGGCCGCCTGCTGGCCACCGTGACGCCCTCTCACGGCGTCGCGCAGGATCAGGGCTGGCCTCCGATGGTCGACCTGCCCCTGCAGCCGGTCGCCCGGGAGGACTCGTTCCTGCTCGACCTGCCCATCTCCGACGCAGCACTGCTGACGGTCTTCTTCAACCCGGCCGATGCCGACGGCCTCCCGACGTACCTTCACTTCGGCGGCCGGGCACACCGACGGGTGACCGCGGACGCGTGA
- a CDS encoding TetR family transcriptional regulator produces MAALTRRRILECAVAIADRDGLDAVTLRRIAGELGVHVTSLYNHVETRDAITDGIVELLLDQAHLPVTPVDWEEWVRTFFAAMSALAIQHPGAFAALSRRPVQGARAAASFEIAMAAFARAGLSAGEAYSAVKAAVFPALVVGAERSMSARGELPETVMEDLPPESFPQFHALEDYDPTLAWAFSLETLVAGLRAQISDRASTAR; encoded by the coding sequence GTGGCGGCCCTGACGCGAAGACGCATCCTCGAGTGCGCGGTCGCCATCGCCGACCGCGACGGGCTGGATGCCGTGACCCTGCGCCGGATCGCCGGCGAGCTGGGGGTGCACGTCACGTCGCTGTACAACCACGTGGAGACGCGCGACGCCATCACCGACGGGATCGTCGAGCTCCTCCTCGACCAAGCCCACCTCCCCGTCACCCCGGTGGACTGGGAGGAGTGGGTCCGCACGTTCTTCGCCGCGATGAGTGCTCTGGCCATCCAGCATCCGGGTGCGTTCGCCGCGCTTTCCCGCCGACCCGTGCAGGGGGCGCGGGCCGCCGCGTCGTTCGAGATCGCGATGGCGGCCTTCGCGCGGGCGGGACTGTCCGCGGGCGAGGCCTACAGCGCCGTGAAAGCCGCCGTCTTCCCCGCGCTCGTGGTGGGGGCCGAGCGCAGCATGAGCGCCCGGGGCGAGCTCCCCGAGACGGTCATGGAAGACCTCCCGCCCGAGAGCTTCCCTCAGTTCCACGCACTCGAGGATTACGACCCCACCCTGGCGTGGGCGTTCAGCCTCGAAACCCTGGTGGCGGGGCTGCGAGCGCAGATCTCGGATCGCGCGAGCACCGCCCGATAG
- a CDS encoding LysR family transcriptional regulator yields the protein MHTSCADVRLLGGEVAVVDEADIRNIRADDLRYLAAVSETGRLVAAARSLGVDHSTVSRRLRRLEAALGTRLIGRGHDTWVLTAEGRIVAEHGRAIGEAVESAARSVATAATDGMTGTIRVTAADGFGSRFVVPALTRLRTRHPGLAVELLTGAHRLTLGQADFDVALVIGTPPRSRLLIERLCSYDSAFYASGPYLTEHGDPASAEELQRHALIYLVDSLERVREHELNAYVPGAEIRFASTNIFALVEAARHGGGVAFLPKFMAVTAPELRRVAAPLRPARVEVSLAIRRETVDRGDVQAVRLSLHQEVLSRQDELVWPA from the coding sequence GTGCACACCAGCTGTGCAGACGTGCGCCTGCTCGGGGGAGAGGTCGCTGTGGTCGACGAAGCCGACATCAGGAACATTCGCGCAGACGACCTGCGGTACTTGGCCGCGGTGTCGGAGACGGGGCGTCTGGTCGCTGCAGCCCGCAGCCTCGGTGTGGACCACAGCACCGTCTCCCGTCGCCTGCGCCGGCTCGAGGCGGCGCTGGGGACGCGGCTCATCGGACGGGGCCACGACACCTGGGTGCTCACCGCGGAGGGGCGCATCGTGGCCGAGCACGGCCGCGCCATCGGGGAAGCCGTCGAGTCCGCGGCGCGATCCGTCGCGACGGCCGCGACCGACGGCATGACGGGCACGATCCGGGTCACGGCCGCGGACGGCTTCGGATCGCGTTTCGTCGTTCCCGCCCTCACGAGGCTGCGGACCCGGCACCCCGGACTCGCAGTCGAACTGCTCACGGGCGCCCACCGGCTGACCCTCGGCCAGGCCGACTTCGACGTCGCGCTTGTCATCGGCACGCCGCCCCGGAGCCGGCTGCTCATCGAGAGACTGTGCAGTTACGACTCGGCCTTCTACGCAAGCGGGCCGTACCTGACGGAGCACGGCGACCCCGCCTCGGCGGAGGAGTTGCAGCGTCACGCGCTGATCTACCTGGTCGACTCGCTCGAGCGGGTGCGGGAGCACGAACTGAACGCCTACGTGCCGGGCGCCGAGATCCGCTTCGCCTCGACCAACATCTTCGCCCTGGTCGAAGCGGCTCGACATGGCGGGGGAGTGGCATTCCTCCCGAAGTTCATGGCCGTGACAGCCCCCGAGCTCCGTCGCGTCGCGGCCCCGCTGCGCCCCGCCAGGGTGGAGGTCTCCCTCGCCATCCGCCGCGAGACCGTCGATCGGGGCGACGTCCAGGCGGTGCGTCTGTCTCTGCACCAGGAAGTCCTCAGCCGGCAAGACGAGCTGGTGTGGCCCGCGTAG
- a CDS encoding capsular polysaccharide synthesis protein, with protein sequence MAHLVRPGAAEDGAPSFLAGLAAQLARVEKFKDAVDPAAARRGSRAVTEFFRERTDELRRTARLPAGRGSSALGRRLAAEEGARARDVPLPVYSYWNTGVDDAPDLVRACVAQLQRVHADVRLLDAGSVRELIDIPPRVQSVLEHDRPAHFADYVRAALLERHGGIWVDATCWVPRPLGEVIRPFLDAGVLYPRWTTGQIGNWFIAATPGSLVIRLQRAALEMWWAERDDLPDYFLYHRIFEALRALIPEFRGQWSEAGHLSSAASHVLQLSMMQPWSPEVAGVIDEISIVQKLSYKYDPASVPTESILQHLLTTRRLT encoded by the coding sequence ATGGCCCACCTCGTCCGCCCCGGTGCGGCGGAGGACGGCGCCCCGTCCTTCCTCGCAGGCCTCGCGGCACAGCTCGCACGCGTCGAGAAGTTCAAGGACGCCGTGGACCCCGCCGCGGCCCGGCGGGGGAGCCGCGCCGTCACCGAGTTCTTCCGCGAGCGCACGGATGAACTCCGCCGTACCGCGCGCCTGCCGGCCGGACGCGGAAGCTCGGCCCTCGGGAGACGACTGGCCGCCGAAGAAGGCGCCCGTGCCCGCGACGTGCCGCTTCCGGTGTACTCGTACTGGAACACCGGCGTGGACGACGCTCCCGACCTCGTCCGCGCATGCGTCGCCCAACTCCAGCGTGTGCATGCCGACGTTCGCCTGCTGGATGCGGGGAGTGTGCGCGAGCTGATCGATATTCCGCCGCGCGTCCAGTCGGTGCTCGAGCACGACCGCCCCGCCCACTTCGCCGATTACGTCAGGGCTGCCCTCCTCGAGCGTCACGGCGGGATCTGGGTGGATGCGACGTGCTGGGTGCCCCGCCCGCTGGGCGAGGTCATCCGGCCGTTCCTGGACGCGGGCGTGCTGTATCCGCGCTGGACCACAGGACAGATCGGCAACTGGTTCATCGCGGCCACTCCCGGTTCCCTCGTCATCCGGCTGCAGCGCGCGGCGCTGGAGATGTGGTGGGCGGAGCGGGACGATCTGCCCGACTACTTCCTCTACCACCGGATCTTCGAAGCCCTGCGGGCGCTGATCCCCGAGTTCCGCGGGCAGTGGTCCGAAGCCGGCCATCTCTCGAGCGCCGCCAGTCACGTGCTGCAGCTGAGCATGATGCAGCCCTGGTCGCCGGAGGTGGCAGGCGTGATCGACGAGATCTCGATCGTGCAGAAGCTGAGCTACAAGTACGATCCGGCATCCGTTCCGACCGAGTCCATCCTCCAGCACCTCCTCACGACGCGCCGCCTGACGTGA